Below is a genomic region from Candidatus Hydrogenedentota bacterium.
ATGCTTCCCCCGAATCCACGTCGTGAGGCGGCCAGCATGGCAGTAATGCATCCCGCTCTATGGAAACTATCGCGCCTGCGCCTGACCGGCATGAAGCGCCGCGTGTTCCGTGGCGCCAAGACGCCCCGCGGCGCCATCTTCTTTGTCGTAGGCGTCATCATGATCGGGCTGTGGCTCGGGCCCACTGTTGTCATGTCGTTTGCCTTGCCAAAGGACCCGAACGATCTGGCAAGGCTCCATTCGCTTGCGCCGATGATTATTCTGGGTATGTGCATTCTCTCGCTGGCCACCTCCGCGGGCGAACGCGCCATCTACTTTAGTCCGGGCGAAGTGGACTTTCTGTTTGCGGGCCCATTCGGCCGGCGCGAATTACTGATCTACAAGATTCTGGGCGGACTGGCAGGCGTTGTTTTCAGCGCGACTATCTTCTCGATCATGTTCGCGCGCATGGCGGCATCGTGGCATGCGGCATATCTCGGCACGTTCCTCGGCATCGTGTTTGTGCAGCAGTTTACGATGGCGTTCATTCTGCTTGGCCAGACAATGGCCGAACATGCCTACACGCGCGTGCGCAAAGCTTTCTTGTACGGCGTCGGCGCATTGGTCGCCGTGGCGGTCGGACAAGTCCTGATGCTCCGCAGTTCGGGCAACGCGCTTGAGGTGATTCAGCGCGCGCACGAGTCGTCCTTCCTCAAGTACGTTCTCTTGCCGCTGGAACCTTTCGCGCGAACCATGACGGCGGCCGCCCCCGCGGATTTGGCGTTGTGGGGCGCGGTCTCGTTGGCCGTAGATCTCGCGCTCTTCCTGTTTGTCATTCGATTGGATGCCGAATACCGCGAAGCGGCGGTTCATGTCAGCCAGAAGATGTACGACCGCATCAAACGCGCCCAGCGCAGTGGCATGGCGCAGACCTCGAAGGCCGGCGCGAAGATGCGCCGGGTGTCGCAGTTCCCGTATTGGTTCGGCGCGGGTCCTGTTGCCTGGAGGCAAGCCGTCAATCTCGTGCGCAACTCGCGAAGCATCGTTGTCTTCATGTTGTTCATGGGGATCGGCGTCGCCTTGCCGTTTTCCGGTAAGCAGGGAGACGCGGCCCAGGTCTGGGCATTGATAGCAGGCTTGATGGTCTGGTTGACCATCTTCCTCAGCACGATGCTCCGTTACGACTTCCGATCGGACATCGAGCAAATGGACTGGCTCAAGATGATGCCCTTGCGCGCGAGCGCCATCGTGGCGGGTCAATTCGTGGTCCCCGTGGCCTTGTGCAGCCTCCTGCAAATTGGACTCGTCGCGGCGGCCGTGGCGTATGCCGGGCGCCCGGGCGCGTTGCTGCTCGCGATCCTGTTCGCGCCGCCCTTGAACACGCTGCTGATCGCCGTCGACAACATCCTCTTCCTATTGTTTCCAACTCGGCTCGCTGCGTTTAGTCCGGGAGACATTCAGCTCTTTGGACGGCAGCTCCTGTTCATGCTGCTCAAGGTCATTTCCGTGGCCTTGGCGTGTGGTGTCGCCGCGCTTGCAGGAGGCGCCGCTTACTTGGCCCTGGGCGCCTCCGTGACCGCCTTCGTCGCCGTAAGCTGGATTATCATGATGCTCTTCAGCATCTCGATGATCCCCCTGGCTGCGTGGGTGTTCCGCCGATTCGACGTCAGCATGGACACGCCTGCATAACGGTTTGCGCACAGGTCCGGGGTTGACTTGCGCAGGCTCCGGCAAGCGCCTAAACCGTGTGGAGAATAGGACTAGCCTGACAGTGGATTGAGCGAGAAACACATTTTACTAGCTTCCCTTTGATTTCTACTGTACAATGAGCTTGTCCTAAGGGCAAGTGTCTTGAGCGTGGGAGGGTGCATTTCGCTCAATCTCACCTGAAGTCTGTCTGCGCCATTAGGGTCAGGCAGGGGACGATCTCAATTTGACGTCTCGCAAAATAACTGAAGGCACAACGCCCATACCTTCCGGCGGAATCTGCGCGCGGATCGATAGATTCAGTTCACCCAGTCTTGTGCTTAACGATCGTACAGTTTTACGGCGCACGACACTGGTTCAAGCGCTGTTTAATCCCATTTGCTTTTCTCCTGCAAGCAGTAAGGTGAAGTTGTCCGCTTCATCTTGCGCCTAAGCCTTGGGGCGAGGAGATGACGATGTCGTCTAGACGCCGCTACAGTGAAGCAACGTCGATCCCCCTCCGGACCGTCCTGGTGTACACAACGGCGGCGGCGTTATGGATTGCGTTGTCGGACACGCTGGTCGCGCATATCAGCCCCAATCCCCAATGGGCAACCGTTATGAGCATGCTCAAAGGGTGGGGGTTTGTCGCCGTTACCGCGCTGCTTCTCTACGTATCGCTCTCGCGGTGGCTGCGCAGGCTCGCTCAAGAAACCTCGGATCATCTTCAGGACCTCGAACGCCTGAACGCGGTGCAAAACGCATTGCAGGACGGCCTGATCGTCTTTCGCGCCGTGCGCGAAGGCGGGCGTATCGTTGACTTCCGGTATGAGTAC
It encodes:
- a CDS encoding putative ABC exporter domain-containing protein, with the protein product MAVMHPALWKLSRLRLTGMKRRVFRGAKTPRGAIFFVVGVIMIGLWLGPTVVMSFALPKDPNDLARLHSLAPMIILGMCILSLATSAGERAIYFSPGEVDFLFAGPFGRRELLIYKILGGLAGVVFSATIFSIMFARMAASWHAAYLGTFLGIVFVQQFTMAFILLGQTMAEHAYTRVRKAFLYGVGALVAVAVGQVLMLRSSGNALEVIQRAHESSFLKYVLLPLEPFARTMTAAAPADLALWGAVSLAVDLALFLFVIRLDAEYREAAVHVSQKMYDRIKRAQRSGMAQTSKAGAKMRRVSQFPYWFGAGPVAWRQAVNLVRNSRSIVVFMLFMGIGVALPFSGKQGDAAQVWALIAGLMVWLTIFLSTMLRYDFRSDIEQMDWLKMMPLRASAIVAGQFVVPVALCSLLQIGLVAAAVAYAGRPGALLLAILFAPPLNTLLIAVDNILFLLFPTRLAAFSPGDIQLFGRQLLFMLLKVISVALACGVAALAGGAAYLALGASVTAFVAVSWIIMMLFSISMIPLAAWVFRRFDVSMDTPA